The genomic region AAAGCCGCCGCGTATGGAAGGGTATTGGGTGGCTAGGAGATGGGCCAACCCGTAAAACAGTTGGTTGCACACGAAGGTACCGGCGGAATAGGAAACGGTCGCCGGGATGCCCGCGGCGCGCAGGTTGTGCACAATCGCTTTCACGGGCAACGTCGACCAGTACGCAACGGGTCCGTCGGGCACGACCGGTACGTCGACGGGCTGGTTCCCCTCGTTGTCCGGGATGCGGGCGTCGATGAGGTTCAGGGCCACGCGCTCGACACGGATGTCGCTGGCGCCGCCGGCCTGCCCGACACAAATGACCACCTGTGGTTGGACCGTCTCAATGGCATGGGCCAGAACATCAACCGAACGGCGGAATACCGTCGGAATTTTCCACGCGACGATCTGTACCCCGTCAATGGTCTGTCTATCAAGCTGGCTGACCGCCTCGTAGGACGGGTTGATCGGCTCCCCGCCAAAAGGGTCAAACCCCGTCAACAAGGCTTTGGGCATGGTGCACCTCA from Calditerricola satsumensis harbors:
- the pcp gene encoding pyroglutamyl-peptidase I, with the protein product MPKALLTGFDPFGGEPINPSYEAVSQLDRQTIDGVQIVAWKIPTVFRRSVDVLAHAIETVQPQVVICVGQAGGASDIRVERVALNLIDARIPDNEGNQPVDVPVVPDGPVAYWSTLPVKAIVHNLRAAGIPATVSYSAGTFVCNQLFYGLAHLLATQYPSIRGGFLHIPYLPEQAARHPGAPSMALETVVKALEIAVRTCFQQELEEPEAERRISEGREW